The Moorena producens PAL-8-15-08-1 genomic interval GGTTAAATGCCCGGTTATGGCGTACCTTTCCTTAAAGCTGCTATAGCTATCCTCTATTTCTTTGACAGGTTCATGTTTTGCGTAGTTCTCAGCAACTTCGATCCAGAAGCGTTTTCTTTGGAATGGGTAGGTGGGCAGTGTCACTTTAGATCTGGGATAGTTTCCCTCAAAGCCTTTCCAATCGATTTGCAACCCACGCACATACAGCTCACCCAGACTCTGGAGGATCTGCTGCCAATCCTCCTGCCGGGGTCGCAGTGAAGGTAGCCATATGCATGTCTTTTTAGAGATACACTGACGACCCAAGCCCAACAGGATGGGCTTGGGGCCGCATTCGAGGAATACTTCATAGCCGGACTGGTGCAAGGTCTCCATCCCAGCAACAAAGTTAACGGGAAAAAAGATATGGCGACACCAGTACTCGGCAGTGGCCACTTCAACAGTAGCTACTTCTCCAGTCACATTAGAGATCATCTTGATTTTCGGTTCAGAATAACTTACCTGTCGAGCTACTGTTTTAAACTCCTCAATCATCGGCTCCATCAATGGAGAATGAAACCCGTGGGAAACTTTCAACGGCTTGGTCTTGACTCCCTCGATCTGGAGTTGGTCTGCTACTGCCTGCACCCCTGCTTCTAGCCCCGAGATAACGGTACTTTCTGGAGCATTAATGGCCGCGATCGCCACATGATTAGGGCTGGGGCTAGCACCAATGTTTGCCCTGACCTGCTCAACCGAGGCAATGACCGATACCATGGCTCCATCTTGAGGCAAGCTGTTCATCAGCCGAGCTCGTTCAGCAATCAACTTCAAACCATCTTCCAGGCTAAACACTCCTGCCACACAGGCTGCCACATATTCACCGACACTGTGACCCATCACCACATCCGGTTCAATGCCCCAAGATTTCCACAACTGGGCTAGGGCATATTCGATGGCAAATAGAGCTGGTTGAGTATAGGCAGTCTCATCTATTGGTGAAGTTTCCCCTGGTTCTGGATACAAAACACTAAGCAGAGGCTTTTGTTGATACAGACGTAGAATGGTATCACATTGCTCAAGAGTTTTGCGGAAGATAGGCTCTTGTTCATAGAGTTCCCTTCCCATATTCACATACTGTGAACCTTGGCCTGTGAATAAAAATGCCACTTTGGGCTTAGTCGTTGTACTTTGTAGTTCTTTTTGGTATAAACCTGCCACTTCTTTTGAGATACTGAAGGCGGCAAGTTTTTCTTTTAATTCGACAGATGAAGAAGCGACTACTGCCAGACGATGTTTGAAATGGGTACGCCCTGTATTCGCACTAAAGCAAATATCTCCTAGAGCTAACTCTTGATGAGTCTCTAGGTGTTTCTGATAGCGAGTTGCTAATTCAGTGAGCGCTTCTCGACTCTTAGCTGATAGAGTCAGAAGATGAAATGGACGCTCACTGAAGTCTTCACTTTTGACTTTTGAATTACCTCCGTTGTTAAGGGGGGCTAGGGGGGATTCGGCAAAGCCGACGCTACGCGAACGACTTTTGAATTGTGAGGGTGCTTCTTCCAACACCACATGGGCGTTGGTACCACTAAAACCAAAGGAACTGACCCCCGCGAAGAGTTTTTCGGAACCAGCTGACCAAGGAGTAGGTTGGGTTGGCACATTAAGTGGCAGTTCATCCCAGTTGATATAAGGATTGGGCTCCCTCAAGTGCAGATGGGGGGCAATTTCCTGGTGTTGCAGTTGTAAGACAACTTTGAGTAGACCTGCTATACCCGCCGCTGCTTCTAGGTGACCGATATTGGTCTTCAGTGAACCAATGATCAGGGGGTGTTCTTGGGAATGACTTGCACCGAATACTGCCCCGATTGCCCCCACTTCTATCGGATCTCCTAGAGAAGTGCCGGTGCCGTGGGCTTCGATGTAGCTAACCTGGACTGGGTCTACTCCTCCATTCTTTAGAGCCTGACGAATTACCGCCTGCTGAGATGGCCCATTGGGCACTGTCAAACCCCCAGAAGGACCATCCTGGTTAATGGCAGAGCCTCGAATCACTGCTAAAATCTGGTCTTGGCTTGCGATCGCATCCGATAGTCGCTTGAGGACAATGATGCCACAACCTTCCCCTCGCACATAACCGTTAGCCGCTGCATCGAAGGTTTTACAACGTCCGTCAGGAGCCAACATCCTCCCTTGGGAGAAGGTGATACTGGCTTCTGGAGAGAGCAGCAAGTTCACCCCACCTGCTAATGCTAGATGACACTCTTGTTGACGTAGGCTTTGACAGGCCAGATGAACCGCTACCAAAGACGAAGAACAGGCAGTATCCACGGCCATTGATGGTCCGGTTAATCCCAGAACATAGGACAGCCGTCCTGCAGCAGCACTAAAAGCATTGCCAGTGCCAAAATAAGCATCGGGAGCCTCAGTGCCCAAGAGTCGTTTGGCGTAATCATTGGTGCTAATACCAACAAATACTCCTGTTAGGCTGTTATACAACTGTTCGGATACTTGATGAGCATATTCTAGGGCTTCCCAACTTACTTCCAGTAATAACCGCTGCTGGGGGTCAAGGCTGGTAGCTTCCCGAGGTAAAATTTTAAAAAATTGCGAGTCAAAGGTATCTACCTCCGTCAAAAAACCACCGTCACGGGTATATATTTTCCCGGTTGTATCTGGGTCAGGGTCGTAGTACGAATCAATATCCCATCGGTTTTTTGGCACTTCAGTAATAGTATCTACTCCATCGTGCAATATACGCCAGAAGGCTTCTGGGTTATCAATTCCTCCAGGAAATCGGCAGCCTATACCAATGATGGCAATTGGTTCTGTCTTGGCACGTTCTAAAGCATCCAGCTTAGATTGCATGCTTTCTAGCTGAAGTAGAGCATTTGCCATCAAAGAACTATGGTCTATAGTTGTTGAATTTCTGTTCACTATAGGTTTCCTCCTTTTAGAGTTGCGAGTTTTTGGGCGAGTAAGTTTGCGATTTCATCTTGAGACATTTCTTTTAAGTCACCAGCTGAAAAATCAGCCTTCTGCTCTACAGCTTGTGACTCTGAATCAGATGAAACGGAAAGCTGATAGCAAAGCACATCTTCCCCTAGATAATCAACCAGTGCTTCCAATGTCGGATAATCAAACAGGACAGTTGAAGGGATTGAATGACCTAAACTCGATTCGAGACGATTTTTCAACTCCACTGCCATCAGGGAGTCTATTCCCAAGTCAAATAACGGTTGGCGTGGCTCTATCTGCTCCGGAGCTGTTAACCCCAAAACTCTGGCTAGTTGTGAACTGACATGAGTCATTAACAGCTCCCGACGTTCATGGACTGGCGTCGCATCCAATTCCTGAATAAACTCTGATTTGCCTGGCTGTGACTGCCCCAATGGGGAAGTGAAAGCCTGCAACAATGGGATATTAATATCACCAGGGAATTGTCTGAAAAACTCAGACCAGTTCACAGGCAATACCCCCACCTGGGTAGCCTCCTGTGCCAGCACCTCTTCCAATAGCAGTAATCCCTGATCTGGGGGGATGGGGCTAATCCCCTGAGCTGTGATCCGTTTTTGGCTTTGATGATCCAGACGACCTGCCATGCCTACTTCTGCCCACGGTCCCCAGTTGATGCTCAACCCTGGTAAACCTTTTGCCCGTCGATGATGGGCTAGGGCATCCATAAACCCATTAGCCGCAGCATAGTTTCCTTGACCTGGTGAACCCAGTAATGAAGCCATCGAGGAGAAACACACAAAAAAGTCCAACTGCAGATGCTCAGTCAAGGTATGCAGATGCCAAGCCCCTTCTACTTTTGGTGCCATCACTCGGGTAAAGCGCTCCCAACTCATCTGCTGCAGTACCCCATCATCTAATACCCCGGCTCCATGAATCACACCTCGCAATGGTGGATACGATGAGTCAATTTTTGCCAGGATTCTGGCCACATCTTGTTCCTTGGACACATCCCCTGACACTACTAGTACCTCAGCCCCTGACTGTTCTAGCTGATTAATTACTTCCTGAGCTGCAACAGATGGAGCCCTACGCCCCATCAGTACCATATGCCTTGCTCCGATAGATACCATCCACTGAGCTACCCTCAGTCCCAAGGCTCCATTACCCCCAGTAATTAAGTAACTACCTTCCCTTTCCACAGAAACCGGCTTGGCCATTTCGGCTGTGCTCGTTTCTGCCATCGAAATCACCACCTTGCCCATGTGTTTGGTTTGCTGCATGTGGCGGAAAGCCTCAATGGCCTTTTGGATGGGAAATACTTTGTGGGGTAAGGGGTTGAGCTCACCGTGGTCGAATTTCTCCACCAGTGAGCTCAACAAGGTTTGAATTAAATTCGGGTTCCCTTGGGCTACTTCCCCTAAATCAAAGGGATAATACCGTGCATCTGGTCTTTTTTCTTTGACCTGCTTGTGATCCCAGATGCCAATTTTGCCTATTTCAATGAACCGTCCTCCGGTGGCTAAGACCTCAAAGCTCTTGTCAATGAATTCTCCATTGAAGCTGTTGAGAACAATGTCTACCCCCTCTGACTGGGTCAGAGTGTCCACTTGCTCCGCAAAATCTAAGGTACGGGAGTTCATAATGTGTTGCACTCCCTGAGATTTGAGAAATTCCCACTTGGGGGGACTAGCTGTAGCTATAACTTCTGCTCCCACCATTTGGGCTAACTGCACTGCTGCTTGTCCCACCCCTCCTGCAGCGGAATGAATTAGCACTCGATCTCCTGGCTGAATTTGGGCTAGGTATACCAAACCGTAGTAGGCGGTCAAAAAGGCTAGGGGAATAGTTGCTGCTGCCGTCAGGCTCATTTGTGCTGGTTTTGGAACTACAACCTCCTCCCGAGTCGTGACAAAGCTACTCAAGGCATCAGGAACGATGGTTGCGATCGCTTCATCTCCAACGTTTAAGTGAGATACTTTTTCCCCTACGGCCACGATGGTGCCAGCACACTCAAACCCAAAGGTCAGCTCCGTCGCCCTGGTAATGCCAAGATGTTCAGCGTAATAGTCCTTGAGCAGCCCCAGGGCATTGAGCACATCTCTGAAGTTTAGTCCTACTGCCGCCACTTGGATTTCTACTTCCTGTGGACCTGGAGGACGGCGTTTCATCGGCTGTAGGGTTAGGTTATCTAACACTCCATAGTCCGATAGCTTCAATTGGAAGGGTTGGTGGGCGGGGATTTGAAGTTGTCCCTCTTCCCCTTGGGAGTGGTTTTGATGTTCCACTAGTCTGGCGACATAACGTAACCCTTGACGATAGGCAATTTGGTTTTCGACCTCAGGAGAGTGTATTTCCTTGACTAAAGCGCCAACAGCATCCTCCTCTGTGGGGGCTGGGTCTAGGTCTAGAAGTCGGCATTGCAGTTCCGGGTGCTCATTGGCGATCACACGACCAACTCCCCATAAGGGAGCCTGCTGGACTTGTATCGGCAGTGAGTCAGTTCCAACACCCTGGGCTCCCTGGGTAACAAGCCACAGAGCTGGAACTTTCAACCCTTTGGTTTGCACCAGTGCCTGCACCAGATTTAATACACTGCCACAACCTAATTCTTGGGACTTTTGCAACTCCTGTGCCGATGTGGGTAGTGCTATCGTTTCCTGCCAACTCCACAGGTGGACAATTCCTCGTAATGGGGGTTGTTGCTCTAAGCTTTCTTGCAATAGTCGTGGAAATTCACTTCCCTGGGTTGGGTTGATTTGATAATGTTGAGAATCTAACTGTTGGTAATTCTCCCCTGGTGTAACTAAGATACAATGCTGACCTTGTTGGGTTAAGGATTCTGCCAGATGTTTGCCTATACCTGTGGGTGGGCAAAACAGCAGCCAACTACCGGGTTTTGTTAAATCAATTGATTGGTTGTCAAGTGAAGTTGATTGTGGTTGCCAATGGATTTGATATAACCAATCACCATGATCTACCTGCAAACTTCTCAAAAATGCTTCGCGGGGAGCGCGCCGAAGAGTAAAACCATCAATGCGTCCAAAGGCTTGAGCCATCTCATCGAGCAGATGGATATCATAAGCAAGGGTCTGCAATTGTTCGTTGATGCGAGTGGGTTGATTAACGTAGGCATAGAAGCGGCGCGGCGCTGTGCGGCTCAGGGTCATTCCCTGCACCTTCCATGGAGCCCAAAATACTCCTGCTTCATCTTGAAGAGGGTCTAAAGTTTCAGGAGATAGGCGGGTACACGCATCAAGGAGGACTGGATGGATTGGTTCCCCAGCCAGCTGGGATTCCAGAGCTTCTGGTACTTCAATTTCCAACAGGGAAATTCCTTCTCCTATCCAAGCCTGACGGACTGCCTCTAGCATCGGACCGTAAACCAAAGACACTTTAGCATAAATATCCTTCAGTACATCAGCGTCAATGGGTCTCAACTGTTGACGCAGAGATTTTATGTCTACTTTTAAGGCGGGTATTGAGGGTGGGGTATTTAACAGGGTAATTTCAGCGTGCTGTTGCCATTGGCCTCCCTCAGTGGCATCTCTACTAAAAACTTCCACCTTTTGCTTAGTCTGATTACTATCAGCAGGATGAATCAAAAGTTGTGTTTCACGGGTAGCATTAGGTGTGGCCAGAATTAGGGGTTGTATAAAGTTAACCTCCTCCACTGCTGCCGGTGTGCCCACTGCTGCAAATGTCATGGCGATGTAGCTGACACCGGGAATTACAGCAGTGTCGTAGACTCGGTGGTCTCCAATCCAGGGACAGTTGCTTAGGTTTATGTGCTGGTGGTAAATTGTCTGACCAGTGGCTGCCAATTCTACCTTACTTCCCAACAGTGGGTACATCTGTTGGTTCAGTCGGTTAGAATATCCCTGGGAAGTCTCTATCCAATACCGTTGCCGTTGCCAGGGATAAGTGGGCAATACCACCTTACTACGTGAATAATATTTATCAAACCCTAACCAATCAACTTTAACTCCCCGCACATATAACTGAGCTAAACTTTGTAGCATTTGCTGCCAGTCTTCTTGACCAGGACGCAGAGAAGGCAACCATACTCCGACACCCTCTGGCAAACACTGCGTTGCCATGCCTAATAAAATTGGTTTCGATCCAATTTCTAGGAAGACGTCATAACCAAGTTGGTGCAAGGTCTCCATACTTTGGGCAAACTTCACCGGTTGGCGGACATGATTTACCCAATAGCTGGCTGTAGCAACACTCTCAGAAGATCTAGCTCCTGTAACATTTGAGATCAGGGGAATCTGGGGTTGATTGTAGGTGATTTGACTAGCTACTGCTTCAAACTCTGCCAACATCGGCTCCATCAAGGGTGAATGGAAGGCGTGGGATACTTGTAGCTGTTTGGTCTTGATTCCTTCTGCTTCTAAGCTGTCCTTAACTGTCCCAACCGCTTCTGCTGCCCCAGAAATTACGATGTTTTCTGGTCCATTGATGGCGGCTATTGCCACTGTTTCTGTGTATGGGGCAATCAGTTGATTGACTTTCTCTTTTGATGCCATCACCGCTACCATTTCACCTAATGAAGGTAGCTGCTGCATTAAACGTCCCCGATGGGCAATCAGTTTTAGGCCATCTTCTAAACTAAATACTCCTGCTACACAGGCGGCCACATATTCACCCACACTGTGACCCATGACCACATCGGGTTTTATGCCCCAAGATTTCCACAACTGAAAGAGCGCATATTCGATGGCAAATAGAGCTGGTTGAGTATAGGCAGTTTGATCAATTGGTGAGGTTTCCCCTGGTTCTGGGTACAAGACACTAAGTAGAGGCTTCTGTTGATAGACACGTAGAATGCCATCACATTGCTCAAGGGTTTTCCGGAAGACCGGCTGTTGTTCATAGAGTTGCCGTCCCATATTCACTATCTGTGAACCTTGACCGGTGAATAAAAATGCGATTTTGGGCTGAGCTGTAGTGGTTGGCAGTTTTCTTTGGTATACTCCTGCCACTTCCTGTGCATCATTAAAAGCAGCAAGTTTTTCACTTAATTCAGCTACGGACTTTGCCACTACACTTAGGCGGTGGTTAAAATGCTTACGCCCGGTATTAGCAGTGAAACAGATATCTCCAATCTTATCTGTGGAATTATTTCCTAAAAATTCTTGATACCTTTGTGCTAGCTCTTGCAGCGCTTTGGAGCACTTAGCAGACAAAGTTAATATATGGCACGGACGCTCATTTATCCCTTGAATTTTGAATTGTTTTGGTGCTTCCTCCAGAATTACATGGGCATTAGTGCCACTGATACCAAAGGAACTCACCCCTGCTAGTCGTCCCTTTGAACCAGATGACCACTGAATCGGTTGGGTTGGCACTACCACTGGAAGTTCTTCCCAGTTTATATAGGGATTGGGCTGTTTGAAGTGTAGATGAGGAGCAATTTCTTGGTGTTGCATTTGTAAGACCACCTTCATCAAACCAGCAATACCTGCTGCTGCTTCTAGGTGACCAATATTGGTTTTTAGCGAACCAATTGTTAAAGGATTTTCTGAAGAACGCCCAAGTCCAAAAACAGCAGCTAAGGCTCTGACTTCTATGGGATCTCCCAAGGAAGTTCCTGTACCATGTGCTTCCACATAACTCACCTGAGATGGATTTACCTTAGCTGCTGCTAGGGTCTGCTTAATTAGTTTTTCCTGTGCCAGTTTGTTCGGAATCGTCAGACCACTACTTGGCCCATCATGATTAACGGCAGAGCCTCGAATCGTTGCCAAAATCTTATTGCCATCACTGATAGCATCTGAAAGACGCTTGAGGACGATAACCCCGCATCCCTCGCCTCTTCCGTAACCATCAGCGGCTGCATCAAAGGTCTTACAACGACCATCCGGTGATAGAGCTTTCATCTGGCATAAAGCTGTAGTCACCACAGGGGAAAGAATTAGTTGTACCCCACCCGCTAGGGCTAGATTACACTCACCTGCACGCAGGCTTTGACAAGCCAAATGTAGTGCTACCAAAGAAGAGGAACAAGCGGTATCTACAGCTAAACAAGGGCCTTGCAAACCTAAAAAGTATGATAATCGACCAGAAGCAAAGCAAAAGCCGTTTCCCGTTCCATCATAGGGGTTAATGCGCTCGATCTCACCAGAGCTTAGCTGCAATTGTGCATAATCATTTTGACCAATGCCTAGAAAAACACCTGTTTGACTATCCTTTAATTCATTCGGTGCTTGTCCTGCTCTCTCTAGAGCTTCCCAGCTCACCTCTAACATTAAACGTTGCTGGGGATCAAGGCTAATGGCTTCTCTAGGGGAAATGCCAAAAAACTGAGGTGAGAATTGGTCTACCTGGGATAATAATCCAGCCTGACGGATGTACATTTTCCCGGTCGTATCGGGATTGGGGTCGTAATAAGCATCAATGTCCCACCGCGAGCAAGGAATCGAGCTAATGGCATCTGTACCATCACGCAAAAGTCGCCAGAATGTCTCTGGGTCATTTGCTCCTCCAGGAAATCGGCAGCCCATACCAATTATGGCAATTGGTTCGCTCTTTGAACGCTCAACTGTCTCTAATCTAGCTCTTGCTTCCTTCAGTGCTAAAAGTACCTGTTTAGATGAAGAGAGTTGTTCTTCTTTGTGGGATACCTGGTTCATTAGTGACTACCTCCTAATAGCGTTTTTAGTTCTTCAACTTCCTTGGCAATTAAGGATTCGACATCGTCTTCAGCAATTTGTTTTACTTCTGACAAAGCATTCCCATGTTCTTCTTCAATTTTGGGTAAGTTCATGTCACTCTTCTCAGGTAACCTCCATCCCATTACTTCCTCAGCTAAATACTTGGAGAGTTTTTGAATGGTTGGATACTCAATTGCTAATGTTGCAGCAAGGGGAATTCTAAGATTGTTTTGGAGTCGGTTTTTTAGTTCCACTGCCATCAGTGAGTCCATACCCATGTCAACAAAACCCTGATCTGGATCTAGTAAGTCAGATGAATCAAGCCCTAATACCTTCGCAACTTCAGTTTGAATGTGAGTTATTAAAATGTTTTGGCGATCGCACTCGGGAGCAGATTCTAATCTTTCTAAAAGCTCATGCTGCTTTGTCTTTGTCGATTCGCTTTCTGTTACCAATTCCGCAAGCAATGGCATTTGATTAGCAAAACTGAATTGCTCCTGGAACACTGACCATTCCACTGGTAAAACTCCTACCTGTGGTAAGGATTTTTCCAGTAGTTGTCCTAGAATCTGCAATCCTTGTTCTGAAGCTAGAGGACTGATTCCCATAGCCACCATTCGACTTTGATAACGACTATCCAAGTTGACTGCCATCCCTGCTGTACTCCACGGTCCCCAGTTGATGCTCAAACCTGGTAAACCCATGGCACGACGATGATAAACTAGACCATCCATGAAAGCATTGGCAGCAGCATAGTTTCCTTGACCTGGTGAACCCAGTAATGAAGCCACTGAAGAGAAACAAATAAAGAAGTCTAAGGGGCTATTCTGAGTTAAGGTGTGTAAGTTCCAGGCTCCCTCTAGCTTCGGAGCCATCACACTCCTCAAGCTCTCCCAGGACATCATCTGCAATACACTATCATCTAAAACACCGGCAGCATGAATAATGCCTTTCAAGGGTGGTAGAGATGACTTAATGACCTGTACCATCTGAGCTACATCTTCTGGCTTAGAAACATCAGCTTGGAGGAGAAGCACTTTAGTTCCTAGCTGTTCTAATTCTCTAATTATCTCAATAGCTGTTCCAGATGCCTCTCGACGCCCAGTTAGTACCAGATGTCTTGCTCCCTGGGATACCATCCACTGAGCTACTTGCAGCCCTAAGGCTCCTAGTCCACCAGTAATTAGGTATGTACTATGGTCGTCCCACAAAACTTCTTTTGATTCTGCTAACACCTGCTTCACTAGACGGGGCACATAGGAAAATCCTTCTCGAAAGGCGAGATGATCTTCTCCTTGGGTATTCTGAATCTGTGCCAACAGCATCTCTACCTCACCTTGAGGTGCTGATGGATCTAAGTCCACCATTCCACCCCACAGTTGAGGATGTTCCAGAGCTGCCACTTTTCCTAGTCCCCATATGGGAGCTTGGGCTACTGCGACAGAATCACTCTGAGATGCCACTGGTTGTGCTCCACGGGTAATTAACCACAATCGAGCTGAAGCTGATAAATTTTGCTTGAGTAGAGCTTGCAGCAAATGCAAGACACTGCCACAACTGAGTCTCTGACTCTGCTCTAAACTTGAGATAGTCAACTCCTGTTCGGGAACTGCATCTAAACTCCACAGGTGAATTATTCCCTTTAATGGCAACTGGCTGGTTTTTATAACCTCTTGGAACAAAAGTTCAAAATCTCCCGGTTCGCCAGGATTAAGGCCGTAAATTCCTGTTTCCATTATCTGGTAGGCATCTCTGGCATAGACCAAAGTGCATTGATGACCTTGTTGCTGTAAATTTGCAGCCAAGGCTTGCCCAAGGACCGTGGAGTCAGCAAAAATTAGCCAATGACCCTCTTGAGAATTTTGGCTCGCTTCTAAGGTAGTCTTGACTGGGGAGGATAATGGTTTCCACTGTACTTGATAGAGCCAATCTTTGACAGTTGCTGCTGTGAGTTGTTCTTGGTGCTGTTTGACCAATATTTGCAGCATTTCTGGCAAAACCTTGGTTTGTTCTGGAGTAAATTTCCCTACTTTTTCTAATTGTTGAAGCAACTGTTGAGTATTGCCATGGTTCAGCCAATCCACAATGGTAGTGGTCTTATTTTCTGAATTGGAATAAGCAGCTTTTTGGCTGTCATTTTCTGAAGTTTCAATCCAATACCGCTGACGTTGCCAAGGATAAGTGGGCAACAGTACTTTACGACGAGGATAATCTCGGTCAAACTCTGACCAATCCACCACCACCCCCTGGACATACAACTGCCCTAAACTCTGCAGCAGTTGCTGCCAGTCTTCTTGCCCTGGACGGAGACTGGGCAACCAAACTCCTACTCCTTCTGGCAAACACTGCCTTCCCATCCCTAACAAAATTGGTTTGGAACCAATTTCGACAAATATCTGATAACCTTCTTGACCAAGGGTCTTCATCCCCCAGGCAAATTTCACCGGCTGTCGCACATGACGAACCCAATATTGGGGGGTGGCAATCTCATCATCAGCTTGTTGTCCAGTGACATTGGAAATTATTGGGATACGGGGCTTTGAGTAGGTGAGCTCTTGGGCCACTGCCTCAAAGGACCCCAGCATCGGTTCCATCAAGGCAGAATGGAAAGCATGATTTACCTGTAAAGACTTGATCTTGACCCCGTCCCCGGCCAGGGTGGCAC includes:
- a CDS encoding type I polyketide synthase, with amino-acid sequence MSNYSLGNGSQLSTQQRLLIGLQQANAKLDAVKRAQTEPIAIIGMGCHLPGGVDNPESYWHLLHEGIDAITEVPSARWNLDEYYDPNPEAPGKTYTRCGGFLQQPVDRFDSQFFGISPREAVKLDPQQRLLLEVVWEAIENAGLSADQLRGTQTGVFVGLSSHDYEYKAFGANPSNIDAYSGLGNAQSIAVGRISYILGLLGPTFQLDTACSSSLVAVHLACQSLRAKESNLALVGGVNLMLSPAPTIFFCKTHALSADGRCKTFDAAADGYGRGEGCGIVVLKRLSDAIADADNILALIRGSAINHDGASSGLTVPNKKAQQLLIHQALDNAKVDPKDVSYIEAHGTGTSLGDPIEVGALGEFFGKNRPDNQPLTIASAKTNIGHLEAASGVAGLIKVILALQHEKIPPHLNFNEPNPRINWKELQVRVPTTVLPWPRAEKRRLAGVSAFGFSGTNAHVVVEEAPVPDPIPQGKVDRPVHLLALSTRTEAALKELIIRYQKHHYTHPELTIGDICFSANTGRKHFNHRLSVVAKSVAELSEKLAAFNDAQDVVGVCQRQLPTTTTQPKIAFLFTGQGSQYVDMGRELYSTQPTFRKTLEQCDAILGAYQQKPLLSVLYPEPGETSPIDETAYTQPALFAIEYALFQLWKSWGIEPDVVMGHSVGEYVAACVAGVFSLEDGLKLIAHRGKLMQELPPDGKMVAVLASLNQVQEAIEPYAEKVAIAAINGPMSLVISGQRQALEAVCATLAGDGVKIKSLQVNHAFHSALMEPMLGSFEAVAQELTYSKPRIPIISNVTGQQADDEIATPQYWVRHVRQPVKFAWGMKTLGQEGYQIFVEIGSKPILLGMGRQCLPEGVGVWLPSLRPGQEDWQQLLQSLGQLYVQGVVVDWSEFDRDYPRRKVLLPTYPWQRQRYWIETSENDSQKAAYSNSENKTTTIVDWLNHGNTQQLLQQLEKVGKFTPEQTKVLPEMLQILVKQHQEQLTAATVKDWLYQVQWKPLSSPVKTTLEASQNSQEGHWLIFADSTVLGQALAANLQQQGHQCTLVYARDAYQIMETGIYGLNPGEPGDFELLFQEVIKTSQLPLKGIIHLWSLDAVPEQELTISSLEQSQRLSCGSVLHLLQALLKQNLSASARLWLITRGAQPVASQSDSVAVAQAPIWGLGKVAALEHPQLWGGMVDLDPSAPQGEVEMLLAQIQNTQGEDHLAFREGFSYVPRLVKQVLAESKEVLWDDHSTYLITGGLGALGLQVAQWMVSQGARHLVLTGRREASGTAIEIIRELEQLGTKVLLLQADVSKPEDVAQMVQVIKSSLPPLKGIIHAAGVLDDSVLQMMSWESLRSVMAPKLEGAWNLHTLTQNSPLDFFICFSSVASLLGSPGQGNYAAANAFMDGLVYHRRAMGLPGLSINWGPWSTAGMAVNLDSRYQSRMVAMGISPLASEQGLQILGQLLEKSLPQVGVLPVEWSVFQEQFSFANQMPLLAELVTESESTKTKQHELLERLESAPECDRQNILITHIQTEVAKVLGLDSSDLLDPDQGFVDMGMDSLMAVELKNRLQNNLRIPLAATLAIEYPTIQKLSKYLAEEVMGWRLPEKSDMNLPKIEEEHGNALSEVKQIAEDDVESLIAKEVEELKTLLGGSH